The window GCGAGCCAGCTccccttttcccttttttcctCACCTTACTAGTGGAGTGACATTCGACATTTATCCCTCATCTTTTGGGGTgatattaatttaatcttttggTGGTGATATTAAGCAAACTGAATATCAAATGATCAGTCATCTCAACACTTTCAAGTTGTCAGTAGATCAATTTTGTTAGCACAAACTAAACAATCTAACCTCGTACATGAATTGCTATCTGGTCCCTATCTGTGCATTTAATAAACTCGTAACATAAGTATCTTGATTGATCAGTAGTTTTTCCTTTCGAAATATTCTGATTAGTTTGGATCCAGCTGCTTGTAAATAATTGCTAAGAAGATTTTGAGATAGTATGTAATTATTCTGTGAAGGAAACTTCACTGTCAAAAACTTGACTGATCTCGAGCATGTTCTTTCCCCATGCCTTTAGCCCTCTTTCGACTAAATAACTCCACCTTTACTTGAGAGGTTCTAGGAGCGGCAACAAGGATTGATTCTCCGAGACAGGGAAATGAATTCGAGGGCTGtacaactttttttcttcttcttttttcatcttattCCGTTgtacaattcaattatatatagttGAGTCAAATTACTAGGAGCTGCAACTATATATAGTTGCATGACAATATGATCACTCCGAGCAGGGATTATATCCCCTCAAGGAGCTTGATATTCACAcaatttaaatcttaatttgtacCGCTTTTATGATGGAGTAGCTTGGTGGGAAAATCAGTGCTACAAGTTCTTGAGTTAATTATTTAGCCACCAACCAAGAGTGATTAAATTATGACAAATTATATCTAACCACCGTGTAATTTCTTTATCATTCTTTAATTACGGGAGCATACCATAAGGGGAGGGGAGTATGTGCTAGTCCAAAAATACCGTTTCCTTGTAGTCGAAGAGATCACTCTTTTCCATAATGTTGCTGAAAGCTGTGCTTCAATTATTGATTATAGCTCCCTTTACCAAAGCTTGTTCGAGCTAGCAACGAATACTTGTCtcgaggaagaagaaaaacactCCTAGCTTGTAGCCCACTGCTTTAGTACTTTCATATCCCTTCTTGAAGCTTCcttgttttcttgtttctatCATTACTTGTTACAGTGTGTATGAAGGCTAGACTTCTGCACCACATTTCCAATCCTTGGTTCTTAAATCTTAAgctttttttctagttttcttgcTTTGATTACTTGTGTACAGTACCATATTTGTGTATGGAAGGCTTGACTTTATGTCACATTTTCACTATAAGTCGGGTCCATTTGGAATATTTATGTACGTGAGTGTCTGGGAGtgcaataatttttgttttttaatatatttaaaaaattatgttttatttgaaaaaatatcatattaatatttttttttaattttttttataaatttagtgttttgatgttaaaaataaaaaaaataaaaaatatcatcttgatgtTTTGATGGTCTTATTTGTTTAATTGTAAGAATAACATTGGGTGAGTATTAGATTTTAATAATGCTTTGTTTATACTCACataaagtattaatttttttaataaattctctaTGATATTCATCTCAAGattcaaacttaattaaaacgaGCAAACTTCTTTAATTACAAGGATAATTCTAAGAAGAATTCTTATATATACATATGCTTGCTGGTTGGCAAGGTATTTAGCTCTATAATAGTTAATTAGAATATTGTTACTTGAAACATACGAGTGAAGCCACTATCATCTACTCCCTAGATTGatgcaaagtatttttttaattaaaaatatatttttttagatttatttttttattttttaacttcaacgtattaaaataaacaaaacgcacctaaataaattaatttaatatattttcaaataaaaaacaaaaaccactacagtaattaattaatgatcgGTTGGTGAGTACAATCACAGGaagaagttttttcttttggatttcaCTAAGCTCTGTGCTAGAAATGATAGCTATGAACATGCAAAGCAACATAATTAGGTCGTTGACATGGATGAAGAAGTGACGTGAGAATTCAGGACCGAAGGCTAGGGTTAGATGCATGGATGTGAGCAGCCATTGCTGGTGTCTCTTTCTTTCTGCAATCTCTGTGATTTGTTTGGTCGATGGAGGTTTCTTGATGGAAGGTACGGATAGTTGGATGGAGTCGACACCTGAACTGTCCTCCTCCTTTTAACATCACTTTCAAGTTTCAATACatgcaaattattatttttaattcagaaTTAAGAAATGCAGATTTGGGTTTTaaccattttaatttatttaattattattacataatGAAAAAGAATAATCATGTTTAAATCCCGACATTTCTCTTAGTAAACagcaaagaataaaaatagagctaatattaaaaaagaaaaggaagatatTAGATTAAGAATATATAGATGATTTGGGAATAAATTTACTTTTActatataaaattcatttaaaaaatatttatatatcaaaaccaaaatagaaaacaataaaagctATTTATGGAAACCAAATAAAGAACAAACAGTCGCAATTTTATGCCACGGGTTTTCATGGATTGAGATTATTGGATTTTTGTAAAACATCTTTAGCGTCTTTCAAGAAGTTCAAGTCATTGAATTTagatcaatagtttttttttttttttaatattccaaATGAGAAGTTTAAACTCGGTTTTTAATGGGGGAGGGGACATTAATATCAACTAGCCTACAGTTAATTAAtaacttaataattaaaatttatcatatataattaaatttaattatcttttatttttatatactaatcTTTGTACGTGCGAGTTATGAATCTTATTTgtcaaatgaattttaaaaaatcaactgaAATTCACTTTATACAAATGGATTGTGAAAtctttttatgaatatataagAGACCATTTTATTAAGTGTTTGTATTTCGGTAGTTTTTGTGATCGCGGtataaaaaataggtttaaaaaaatatttttaattacggtttttaaaaaatagattttaaaaaatatatatttggttaaatttgtaatgagaTGAATCTTTacatgcaaaataaatgaaaaacataaatattcatgaatgaaaaaataaattattttagtttctacAAAATCAATGTTTGAAATGTAATTATGCACATGGGACCtagtaaaaaaccaaaaaccatttAACCAACTTGTTacagattaatataaaactattctcGAGTCATtacctaataacttaagtttttaagttgagttaattctttaatatgatatcaaaaCTTTAATGATCAAACATTACATGTTCAAATCTCACCACTCTGATTTTTTAGGaggtatgttagagaataatataaaattattcttgagacctcacctaacaacttaattttaaattgacttgattttttattataattaaatattttcttttcatgattgtaaaaaaacaaaaactattataatataaaatagaatggatacataaatacatttttaataagTGAACATTAAGTTTCTTTTGCAAAAGCAAACCGTAGAGTTCTTTCCTAAGAAAAGATACCCACATCTagattatttaattagaaactTCCTTCGTAGGAGCAGCTAATTCACTTGCTTAGTTACTTGgctaaattttctttaaaatcataatttataaaaacaagagTATGGTTTTATGGAGTGTTTTTGGACTCTGgcatactaaaaaaatttaataaaataatataatacaaaaaatatttagaaaaataatatagaaagaGAGTCACATATGAATCAATTtgcgattaaaattttaataagaagagagagaaaaaaaagaaaaataaagaggatCCTGGTGTCACATCGAAGCTTCAATAATAACACCATCAGTGCTGTTAGAAAGATCTCAATGAAACAAATCCAACAACACCAAGATCTCGTGTACCCTAGAGTGGGCCCCATGAGTAGCCCAAATGCAAGTGAGCCCTGACATCTTTGGATAGCTCGTGTGACCCTCTCTGTTCACCATTTGTGAACTTCTTTGGTGTTGTTGAATTTGTCTCGTCGAAATCTTTCCAATGATACCTATTGTGTCATTATTAGAGCTTTGATGTGcctccaatgtttttttttctcattgtttttttttctttcctcttctctttgtaatttgtgaagagagatgaaagagaaaaggttagaaataaaaagatttaggaGACACACCAAAACTCGGATGATAACACCATTAATATTGTTGGAAAAGTCTTGACGTGACGAATCCAACGACACTAAAAAAGATCATAATTAGTAAGCATAATGAGTCATATGAGCTGGTCAAAGATGTCAAGCTTACTTGCTTTTGGGCTGCTTGTTTGACCTATTCCGGtcatcattgatgattttttttttgtattgttgaaTTCGTctcatcaaaatttttttaacaatacttGTAATGTCATTATTAAAGTATCAGTATGAGTTCAAggtcttttttctctcttttttttcctttcctcttaTTAAATCTtgtgtttattaaatttataatttgaaatagTTAAATGtgttaagttattttattatacgtttttttttcctacgctattaaaaaaaaaaaaaactcgtagTTTATCCACATTTTTGGAGAGTCCCCGCCAATATTCtatttctctttaattaaagTACATAGTAATATTTCATTCTCAAAAGATGGAATAGAGTACCACAGCATAATTATGCCgttgctttcttttttcaagttctcttcttttcattaaaacacaacacatctGCCCTGCCCTGCACTGCACTGCACTGCTCTGGCCCTGAAACCCCAACTCTGAACTCACTCTACTGTACTTGTGATCTCAACAagatttttaagattttctcAATCACTGCTGCTACTTAATTCTGTCTGCATtcaattatattctttgatttgcTTTCCCTTAGTCTCTCTCTTTgaaatcttaaatattttattttttcgttCAAAAACCTTTCCTCTTGTTTTCTCTCTATATTCCTATGCTCCAAAACATCGTGTATgtttgttttgtgagaaaatattgaagaaaagaaggcaaagtttgAGTCTTTTCAAGTGATCATTGATGGGGTTTGTCAAGTGTGGGGTGGCTTTTGTCTTGGTGGTGGCTTTCATGGCTTCCTTTTCTGTTTCTTATACTAACCCTTTTGATGGTAAACCATTGTCTCTTCTGGGTTCgtgttttttcatttcttttggttttgtgttgtgctgtttttgatgttttgctTCGTCATACtctttttgtttctaaattttaaatattttctttgatttgtctTATTATTCACTTCATTTTCATTAGCTTAAGACATCCgtaataaatttttgttttttttttattttgcaaatatTGCCATGCTTTGCTCATTTGTGTTTATGGAAACATGTTAATTATGTATTACTTACTGAATTTTATCACATTGTTGATAACTAGACAGATGTAGTTTATGTCATCCAACTTGCTTGCCCAATCTCGTTTGCTATGATCATTCTTGCTTTACCAACtctgtattatttattttttattcatatttttttgcgAATTCTCTAATGCAATAACAACTGCAGCCTCAGTTTATgcgatttcttttctttcttttgcagTCATAGCAATGAATAGCTTGTATGTTAGCATGGAATATCCGAATTTGATTGGATGGATTGCCTTGGGAGGAGACCCATGTCTAGATGGATGGCAAGGAGTTAGTTGTGTTCTCTCAAACATAACATCGTTGTATGTTCGATTTCtaacctttttttcttccttcaatttCAATTGGTAAAATACCAAACTCAGTAATCAAATCTTTTTGCTTACAGAAAACTAAATGGCTTGAATTTAGGTGGAACCTTGAACAGCGATTTCGGTTTATTTACATCAATCATAGAAATGTAAGTGCACCGGTCATGTCTATGTGAGTATCAAATTGGTGGGGGTAAATGAGTTTGGTGCCATAATTCCTCAATTTTGCTTGATCCGTTTACAGCCATGATGTTTTTATGATGGCTTTTCACTTTCAAGTCATAGATATAGTATTGGTTAATTTTATCTTGAACCAATTTGAAGATGGTGGTTAATGACTAGAATCATCTGggtttgattttaagaattgaCGAGTTGGCAATGGCTAATTACATGTTATATGCAGTGTTATAAATGGGGGTTTTGGAGTTCCTGTTGTAAAAACCTTCTTATGGAACTTTCTGTTACTTCTTGTTGCAGAGATATTAGTGACAATCATATTGGAGGGGACATTCCATTGTCGTTGCCCTCTACCTTGAGGAATTTGTGCGTAAACCTCAACCTTGCTTTTATCTCTGGTTTAGCAAACCAGTTGTAGCAAATTATTGTTAGTTGTTGATGATGCTTTCTCTTTCCTTAAATTTACATTTCCTTGAGTAAATAATGTGCGtgtcttcttttctcttttccctGCTCCAGTTCTCTTGCTCGTAATCAGTTCAGTGGAAGAATTCCAGATACTTTATACTCATTAACTCAACTGTTAGGCTTGTATGTTCTTACAAAAACTTGTTAATTGTTTCATATTGTAGAATTGTATTTCCTTTGCAGTGTGTTTCTTCATTTGAAATCCAGTTTCTTTTATTGTCCTCAGATCTTTTCACAATAACCTGCTAAGTGGAGAAATACCAGATGTCTTTCCAGAGATGACAAGTTTGATAAATTTGTAGGCATTTTAAAGTTAATTGTATGGTTCTTGTTGAAGATAGAAATTTCcagattttatttgtatttgtctATTTTGGTTCAGGGATCTGTCTGGAAATAATTTGAGTGGTCAGCTGCCTCCTTCAATGGGAATTTTATCATCTCTCACCACACTGTGAGGCTCTCATAGATTTCTTAGCTTTTTGCTGCTAATCTGCAACGAATAACGGTTATTTAATGAATACATAATCTTCGTATCACAGGCATTTGCAGAACAATAGACTTACTGGGACCCTTGATGTCCTACAGGATCTCCCCCTCGAGTATCTGTAACTTTCTAGCCACCTTTCTGGCTTCTagtattcttttgatttatgtcTTTTACTTGGAAATTCTTTTAAGGATTccatttttattctattttcttcATATACTTATTTTTCCGTTTGGTAAGGGGGGAACGGGTTCTGTATATCCAAGTGGTGAAAGAACAAACACAGAGAATCCGATCTATACTCAGTTTGATTCATTACTTGACTCTCCATCAGTGAGGCAGGAATCTCCTTGTTTGTCAATATGATATGCTGTACTAACACACTATCCCTTTGTTTCTGCATAGGAATGTGGAGAACAATCTATTTTCTGGGCCTATACCTGAGAAACTGCTGGGTATTCCAAATTTCAGGTGAAGCCACAATGTACAAGCTATTTGTCAGTAATGCCATTTTATAGAGAGAAAATAATGTACAAGACTAATAGTTAgggtaaaaagaaaaggagaaaagtcAGTGGGATGCAGAGGAAACATGTCAATTCATAGACACGAAAATCTCATCACTGAAATTCTGCATGTTGGTGATGCTATTTATTctttagttatttaattttttatttgccaTTTTCAATTTATCTGGTATAATCTCTACTTGTTCAACTGCTTGAAATGGTAGCATCCACTTTGCAGAAAAGATGGAAATCCATTCAATACATCTATTATTCTTTCTCCACCACCTGCCCTCTCTCCATTTCCAGGCAAGCTGCCTGCTGCAGAAGCACCTTGGAAGCAGGCAAATGGGACTTATGCCTCAGAAACACCAAAGTATGAAAGATCTAAAGGATTCTTTACATCTAACAGGGTCATTTGGATTGCTGTTACTGGGGTAGTAGTTATTATCATACTGGGATCATgtcttttaatatcaacatgCTATAGAGGAAGGAAAGAAAGTATAGACATTGAGAGGCATGATGTTGGCACTTATAAGAGCCGTATAGATGAGCCCAACAGTAAATCTTCATTCGAACGAAACAATCAAGAGAAAGGTAACCTTATCATTGCTGGTCCTTGTTCAAAATCACTAAATTTATCCACCCTCTTTTGTGTCCTTTTGCCTGAGAGAAGGTCCTTTGAGCAGTTACCAAAGAATCAATTGCAAAGCTGCAAGATCAATATGGACCAGATAACAGAAGGCACGAAGCATATCCAAAGGCACAGGGTGAGCAGGATATGGATTTGAAGAGAATGGCTGcatattcaaagaaaaagatgGATCAAGGGATAAATATGACGGGCGTGGTTGCAAATTTTATGCCACTGCCAGCACCTCCCTCAAGTGTTCCTACTGACATTATCATTGCAAATCCTATTGGGCATACAGCACATAAAAAGAGTCATTCGACTGAGACTTTGAACTCATATTCTGTAAGGATCTTCACAATTGCAACACTTCAGAAGTACACAAACAGCTTTTCAGAAGAAAATTTTGTTGGTGAAGGCACACTTGGCAGTGTTTACAGGGCTGAGCTTCCTGGTGGAAAAGTAAGATTCTTTCTCTAACGCTGAACTGATTTTGGGATGCCATGTGTCATTCATGTAATTACACATGCTTTCTCATGCCACTGTTATATTGCAGGTCCTTAAATTGAGTTGATTCTGAACTTAGTTGTGCTTCCTAACTTGAACATTGCTgtcatttgttttcatttatatGAACTCTGTCGGCGGAATTCTCTTCTTTTCCTGAGTCTTGAGCCAAATTTTGTATTATATTTGGGTAGGATACTTTCATGGACAATCAATTACATGCAGTTGAAAGTATGAAGGACATCAGTTTAAAACGTTTAGAGAATTCTTCAAATGCTTTCAGCCCTTTAACAGTTTATGCAAGTTTAATCCATTTCATACTCTCGTGCATTTCTTTTATCTCTGTCTCATGGACAGCCGTGTATTTCCTGATCTGCACATGATGACTAGAACCTGGCATCTGATTTCCATTTATTGACCttctctttttctgtttttgttatcTTCGGTAGCTACTGGCAGTCAAGAAGCTAAACGGTGCAGCTTCCAAGCAACAGACTGATGAGGAATTTCTTCAACTAGTTTCTAGTATATCTAAAATTCAACACGATAACATCTTGGAGTTTGTGGGATCCTGTAATGAGCATGGGCAACGGCTACTTGTTTATAAGTATTGCGAAAATGGGACACTGTATGATGCATTGCATGCAGATGAGGAAATCCATAGGAAACTAACATGGAGTGCGCGTATCAGGCTGGCACTAGGAGCTGCTAGAGCCCTCCAGTAAGTAGAGCTACCAACTAACTAAACCTGAGGACCCTTGGTATGAATCTTGTAATTGGATACTCAATTAAAAAGTGCAAGATCTTATTAGACTAGATGGTTGAAATGAATTGTTTTGGTTGCATTTCTAATTCTGGTGGCCTATAAGTGGTTCATAGAAGTCTCACAAGTCCATTACCTCCTTCATTTTGGTTTGCATGCTTTCATCTGTGTCCAAACTTTATTCATTATTCTAACtgtttgtctttctttttttcttttggtaagGTATCTGCATGAGGTTTGCCAACCACCTATCGTGCACTGGAATTTTAAATCTTCCAACATTCTCCTAGATGATAAGCTTGTAGCACGTGTCTCAGACTGTGGTCTGTCTCCTCTGAAACCATCTGGCTCTGCAACTGAGGTATTGTTTTGGTCTGTGGTCTAAAAAGCTAGGTCTGAAAATTTTGCTGCTGTTCAGTTGTCAATGCTTGAAAATGCGTAGCGAAATGGAAATCCATGAGTGATATTGGTAAATCTTTAAATTGTGCAGCAACGCGGAGTTGCTAGCAAATTGTGATATCAATATATGTTTGAGGCTTTTAAGGAATTCTAAGTTAGCTGATAAATTTGCACAAAGTATGGCTAATCCATTGGGTGTTTGGGAAAGAAGTAATTGGTATCGTCATGCCTGGTCAAGAAATTCAGGCATAAATCAGTCTCTATTTCTTCAGGTATATATGGAGCACTACAAATATGGGCTTGTAGTTTCACGTAATGGCTCCTAATGGGAAGTCCAGGAGATGCATGTATTGCTTATCTCAATTAATcttctttgttttgatttcttggAATCTTGATCAAGAGACACGGATGCTTTGGGGTGTGAAAACTAGGTTTTAGTTACTCACtgtatcaaaaaatatatttcttttacgCTTCTGCAGTAGTTGGTTCTCTCATCTGATACTCTGTTAAGACTTATCAATTTTCAGGACAAGTTTGTAGGATTACTGCAAAATCTCAAATTGAATGCACAAGGAGATACGCAAAATCTCAAGTGataataaaacttgatttatcACTAAAAAGCTCAAAGACGTGTCCACTTCAAGCTACAATTTTGACATTGGTTgtgattttgtaatttgttgCTGATGTTGAAGAATGTGCCTTTCAGTTATCAGGGCGCTTCCTGACTTCTCATGGTTATGGGGCTCCTGAGCTTGAGTTGGG of the Populus nigra chromosome 7, ddPopNigr1.1, whole genome shotgun sequence genome contains:
- the LOC133698420 gene encoding protein STRUBBELIG-RECEPTOR FAMILY 3-like isoform X1; this translates as MGFVKCGVAFVLVVAFMASFSVSYTNPFDVIAMNSLYVSMEYPNLIGWIALGGDPCLDGWQGVSCVLSNITSLKLNGLNLGGTLNSDFGLFTSIIEIDISDNHIGGDIPLSLPSTLRNFSLARNQFSGRIPDTLYSLTQLLGLSFHNNLLSGEIPDVFPEMTSLINLDLSGNNLSGQLPPSMGILSSLTTLHLQNNRLTGTLDVLQDLPLEYLNVENNLFSGPIPEKLLGIPNFRKDGNPFNTSIILSPPPALSPFPGKLPAAEAPWKQANGTYASETPKYERSKGFFTSNRVIWIAVTGVVVIIILGSCLLISTCYRGRKESIDIERHDVGTYKSRIDEPNSKSSFERNNQEKVTKESIAKLQDQYGPDNRRHEAYPKAQGEQDMDLKRMAAYSKKKMDQGINMTGVVANFMPLPAPPSSVPTDIIIANPIGHTAHKKSHSTETLNSYSVRIFTIATLQKYTNSFSEENFVGEGTLGSVYRAELPGGKLLAVKKLNGAASKQQTDEEFLQLVSSISKIQHDNILEFVGSCNEHGQRLLVYKYCENGTLYDALHADEEIHRKLTWSARIRLALGAARALQYLHEVCQPPIVHWNFKSSNILLDDKLVARVSDCGLSPLKPSGSATELSGRFLTSHGYGAPELELGSYTCSSDVYSFGVVMLELLTGRKSYDRSLSRGEQSLVRWAIHQLHDIDALSRMVDPSLHGAYPVKSLSRFADIISRCIQGEPEFRPPVSEIVQDLLHML
- the LOC133698420 gene encoding protein STRUBBELIG-RECEPTOR FAMILY 3-like isoform X2, giving the protein MNSLYVSMEYPNLIGWIALGGDPCLDGWQGVSCVLSNITSLKLNGLNLGGTLNSDFGLFTSIIEIDISDNHIGGDIPLSLPSTLRNFSLARNQFSGRIPDTLYSLTQLLGLSFHNNLLSGEIPDVFPEMTSLINLDLSGNNLSGQLPPSMGILSSLTTLHLQNNRLTGTLDVLQDLPLEYLNVENNLFSGPIPEKLLGIPNFRKDGNPFNTSIILSPPPALSPFPGKLPAAEAPWKQANGTYASETPKYERSKGFFTSNRVIWIAVTGVVVIIILGSCLLISTCYRGRKESIDIERHDVGTYKSRIDEPNSKSSFERNNQEKVTKESIAKLQDQYGPDNRRHEAYPKAQGEQDMDLKRMAAYSKKKMDQGINMTGVVANFMPLPAPPSSVPTDIIIANPIGHTAHKKSHSTETLNSYSVRIFTIATLQKYTNSFSEENFVGEGTLGSVYRAELPGGKLLAVKKLNGAASKQQTDEEFLQLVSSISKIQHDNILEFVGSCNEHGQRLLVYKYCENGTLYDALHADEEIHRKLTWSARIRLALGAARALQYLHEVCQPPIVHWNFKSSNILLDDKLVARVSDCGLSPLKPSGSATELSGRFLTSHGYGAPELELGSYTCSSDVYSFGVVMLELLTGRKSYDRSLSRGEQSLVRWAIHQLHDIDALSRMVDPSLHGAYPVKSLSRFADIISRCIQGEPEFRPPVSEIVQDLLHML